Below is a window of Desmonostoc muscorum LEGE 12446 DNA.
ACAGTATTGGGAGTGCAAACGCTATGCCTACATTAATCTGAGTTCATAAATTTGAACGGAGTAATAGTAATTTTAAGTGTTGACCAACAATTCTTTGATGGTACAGAGCAAGCGGATTTATCCATCAGGTTAATCCAAAATCCAAAATCTAAAATCTAAAATTGTCTGACGACAAAGTGATAAAAAAGTTGTATCGCAAGGGTAAAAATGGAACGCGCCATTTCTGCGTTGGGAATTTTAGTTTTTCTCGGCATATCTTACGCCTTCTCGGTGAATCGTCAGGCGGTGCGTTGGCGAATAGTGGCGTGGGGCTTGGGATTAGAGTTTATATTTGCCCTAGTGATTCTGAAAACTCCTTGGGGTTTGAATGTGTTTAAATCTCTTGGAGATATTGTCAGCCAGTTTTTGGCATTCTCTGATGTTGGTGCCAAATTTGTCTTTGGAGAAAATTTTAAGGATCATTTCTTTGCTTTCCAAGTGCTGCCCACAATTATCTTTTTCTCTGCCTTCATCAGCGTCTTGTATCACTACGGCATTTTACAGCGAGTGGTAAACATAATGGCATGGGTGATGATGAAGACGATGAAAACATCTGGTTCTGAATCTTTATCCTGTGCAGGTAACATCTTTTTGGGGCCAACAGAGTCAGCGCTGATGGTTAAGCCTTACATCGCCAATATGACGCAATCGGAACTCCATGCACTGATGACGACTGGCTTTGGGACGATCGCAGGTGGAGTACTAGGGGCGTATATTTCCTTTGGTGTACAAACAGAACACCTGATTGCAGCTTTTTTTATGACTGCTCCCACATCCTTGGTGGTATCAAAATTGCTGTACCCAGAAACAGAAGTATCAGAAACGGCTGGTAAGGTAAAGGCGAATGTCAAAACTAATTATGTAAATGTCATTGATGCAGCTAGTAGCGGAGCAATTGACGGCGTAAAGCTAGCGGTTAATGTTGGGGTGATGATTATTGCTTTTTTGGGATTATTAGCTGCTGTAAATGCGCTATTGGGATGGTTAGGGGGATTTGTTGGTTTACAGCAACTTTCATTACAGTGGATTTTATCTTATTTTATGGCTCCCGTAGCATTTTTAATGGGTGTACCTTGGGCTGATTGTCGGCAAGTTGGGGCGTTATTGGGTACAAAGACAATTCTCAATGAGTTTATTGCTTTTTTGGATTTGAAGGCACTCATTGAGAATGGTAAAATTTCCCAACGGTCAGTAATTATTGCGACTTACGCATTATGTAACTTTGCGAATATCGGGTCAATTGGCATTACCATTGGCGGCATTACTGGCATAGCACCCAACCGCCAGCATGATTTAGCTCGCATGGGTGTCAGGGCAATGATTGGCGGATTGTTAGGGGGTTTTATTACCGCTTGTATTGCTGGGATGCTGATTTAAAAGAGGTAGGAGAGCAGAGGGGCAGGGGGCTGATAAAATTGAAACAAATTGGTTCAGTGGCATAATTATTAGCGATCGCTCTCATAGTTCCGGGATACATCCAGTTCAGAGGTGGAATTAAATTGATTGAGGTTCTTTTTCAGAGTAAAGGCGATCGCAATATACTGCCCAGCTAGCGGCAAATAAACCAGTGATAGATGTAGCGATCGCTACTGTAACACCCCATCCTACCGGGCCTAGCCAGTCTGCGATCTCAGAAGTGATGGCTGTGGTGGTTTTCCCAACAATATAAGCTGTACCTGTAGCAGCCAGGGTAACTAAACCCAACTCCGCCAACATCTCCAAGATTCCCTTACTAGATAAATCATCATGAAAATAGATTTTCCAGATAGTGGTATACATAGCAACATCAGACGCCGTTAACACAATCTGTTTCGGAATTTCTATCCCAGGGGTTGGCGCAGCGGAAGCAGTACCATTACCAATAGAATAAGTGGCGATCGCCAAAACAGCTTCCAATCTTTTCTTACCCAGATTACTCACAGTCTCATCTCCTGTAAGGGTTGCATTTACATCATCAACTTTGTACAGTCGGCTCCCTAACTAGGTTAACTGAATCTTGGGCATGGGGAGGTGTGGGAGGGGGAAGTATAAATTCTCTTTCTCCCCCATCCCCCTCATCTCCCTCATCCCCCTCATCTCCCCTCACTCCCTCATGCCCAATCACTGTCATCTTCACCTTTCAGGTAGAAGAATTTGCCCTAAAATTTATGTAAACATGAGCCACTGAATCTTATATTTATTCACTTTAAATTTCTTTAACTTTAATAGAATGCCAGACGCGGAAAAATCCCAAAACCAGCTGGCTAGTGACAAGCTGCTGTATCGGCAAGTTAATAAAGAATTAAATTATTCGTTGGTAGCCACTAAAGAAGAAGGAATGATTCTTCTGTTATCTGATGGCAGTATTCAGGCTTGTAATGCCGCTGTTGAGAAGATTCTGGGAGTGACAACTGAGGAGTTTGTGGGGCAAAATTTGCTCGAACCCAAATGGCAATTTATTGATGAAAATGGCTCGCCTTTGCTCAGTGAAATTCACCCAGCTATGGTTGCCCTGAAAACGGGTAAACCTTGTTTGAATATCGTGTGTGGCTTTTATAAGCCCAATAGTCAGCTAGTCTGGCTTTTATTATCTTCACAACCGCTATTTCAGCTTACAGAAACTACTCCCTACGCGATCGTCACAACTTTTTCGGATATTACTGAATCTCAACATCTTCAGGTTGAGGATAACAGTAGCTTAGCCCAAGATACTAAAGCAATTGAGGTAGATGATTTTCGGTCACGCTGGGATAGTCTACGTCTGTTTCAACAAATTGCTGGCACTCTTCCGGGCATACTATACATCTATGACGTAATTGAGCAGCGAAATTGTTACGTTAATTATGAAATTGCTGAAGTTTGGGGCTACACACCAGAACAAATCCAAGCTATGGGAACTGAGTTGTTTATTCAACTTCTACACCCTGAAGATTTAGCTCGACTCCCTAGCTATCTGGAAAAATTTAATTCTGTCGATAACGGGGAAGTCCTCAGTTTTGAATACCAAATTCGACACGCTAATGGAGAGTGGCGCTGGTTTTTTAGCTATGACACTGTGTACAGCAGAACTGCTGAGGGATTAACACATCATATTTTAGGGATCGCTTTCGATATTACAGACCGACGACGCACAGAAATTTCCCTGCGCCAAAGTAACGAAAGGTTTGAACTAGCAGCGGCAGCAGTTAATTGCCTAATTTACGACTGGGAAATTCAGAGAAATAGCGTCGAAAGAACTCAGGGTCTAACCCAGGTTTTTGGCTACACCCAAGAAGAAGCTAAACCTACCTTGGAGTGGTGGCGAGAACGCATCCACCCTGATGACCAACAAATGGTCGATGACGAATTCATGACTAGTATGGCCAATGGAAACCGTTATCGCGTCAAATATCGGGTGCGTCACAAAGATGGCCGCTATTTGTGGGTGGAAGACCAGGGGTTTGCTGTCCGCGATGCAAATGGTCAGGTAGTCAGGGTAGTTGGTGCTACTACTGATATTACCGAACAGCAAGCTGCACTACACGATCGCCAGCAAGCTGAAACAAAACTGCGGGAAAGTGAAGAACGGATTCGATTAGCAACTACCGCTGCTGAAGTTGGTATGTGGTTTTGGAATCTCACCACCAATGAGTTAATTTGGACGGAGAAATGTCAGCAGCTGTTTGGACTATCGCCAGAAACCGAAATTAGCCATGAGGTTTTCCTCAACTGTGTCCATCCAGAAGACCGCCAATTCATCGAGGAAGGAATCGGCCGTTCTCTGGAAGAAAAAGTTGATTGTGATATTGAATACCGCATTGTTTGGCCTGATGGTAGCATTCATTGGATTGATGCCAAAGGTCGTGTTTTTTATGATGCCGATGGAAAACCAGTAAAGTTGATGGGTACTGCCCAAGATATTACCCAGCGCAAACAGGCAGAAAATGCTTTGCGCCAACGCGAAACTCAATTAAGGCGGCTAGTTGATTCCAACATTATTGGCATTATGTTCGCTACTCCTGACTACATTTTTGAGGCAAACGAAGCTTTTCTAGAAATGGTAGGTTATACGCGAGAGGATTTATTGGCAGGTAAGATCCGCAGAAAAAATATCACTCCGCCTGAATATTATCCTCTTGATGAGCAAGGGCTAGAGCAACTTTTTCAAGTTGGGGTATGTAGTGCTTATGAAAAAGAATACATCCGCAAGGATGGTTCCCGCATTCCCATATTAATTGGTGGTGCCTTGGTGGAGCGATCGCCCATGTCTTGGGTCTGTTTTATTCTTGACCTCACCCCCAGAAAGCAATTAGAAAAAGCACTGAGGCAACAAGCAGAGGAACTCAAACAAGCAAACCGCAATAAAGATGAGTTTCTCGCCATTCTCTCCCACGAATTGCGATCGCCCCTCAACCCGATTCTGGGGTGGTCATCTCTACTCAGAAGCCGCAAGTTTGATGAAGTTACTACAAATCGTGCCTTGGAGACCATCGAAAGAAACACTCAATTGCAGATTCAATTAATTGATGAGTTGCTGGATGTGTCCCGAATTATTCGCGGTAAGCTGAATTTGACTTTTGCGCCTGTCAACCCGGTAGCTGTAATTAATGCTGCCTTGGAAACAGTCCGGTTAATTGCAGAAACCAAATCCATCCAAATAAAAACCCAGTTTGACCAGAATGTGGGTAAAGTTTCTGGTGATTTTTATCGTTTACAGCAAGTTGTGGGGAATTTAGTCTCCAATGCTGTCAAGTTTACTCCCTCTCATGGAACAGTGGAAGTTAGCCTTTCATTGAGTCGTGATTTGACTTCCCACTGGGTAGTGATTCAAGTCAAAGACACAGGTCAAGGTATTTCAGCCGAATTCCTACCCCACGTGTTTGAATATTTTCGTCAAGCTGATAGCAGTACAACCAGGAAATTTGGTGGATTAGGACTGGGATTAGCAATAGTTCGCCATTTGGTGGAGTTGCATGGTGGTAGTGCGATCGCCGATAGTCCAGGAATTGGACAGGGAGCAATTTTTACTGTCAGACTACCCGTGATGAAGGAGAATAGGGCAGAGGAGCAGGGGAGCAGGGGAGCAGGGGAGAGATTTAATTCCTCACTGTTCAATGGACTACGGGTATTAATTGTTGATGATGATGCTGATACTAGGGAGTTTGTGTCTTTCTTGCTGCAACAAAATGGGGCACTGATAACTATCGCCGCATCGGCAACTGAAGCCTTGGCTGCCATAGGACAGAATGTACCTGATTTATTAATCAGTGATTTAGCAATGCCTGAGATGGATGGCTATGATTTGATAAAGGAGATCAGAGCAATGCCAAAAGAGCAGGGTGGAGAAATTCTGGCGATCGCTCTGACGGCTTATGTGGGAGAAAGCGATCGCGATCGAGTTTTGGCAGCTGGCTTTCAAAAACACGTTGCCAAACCAGTACAACCAAATCAACTACTGACCTCGATTGCAGATTTGATCGGGCAACAATTCTAAATACTGGGTAAGCCTATTCCACAGATGCCCAAGATGAAATTACTGAAATAAGAAAGCAAACCCCAGTTTGAGAAAGCAATATCTGTTTTTGCTTGCTGAATCTACTGAAATGAGAAAGCAAACCCCAGTTTGAGAAAGCAAACTCCAGTTTGAGAAAGCAATATCTGCTTTTGCTTGCTGAATCTACTGAAATGAGAAAGCAAACTCCAGTTTGAGAAAGCAATATCTGTTTTTGCTTGCTAAATCTACTGAAATGAGAAAGCAAACTCCAGTTTGAGAAAGCAAACCCCAGTTTGAGAAAGCAATATCTGTTTTTGCTTATTAAATTACTAAAAGTCAAAATCTAATCTAATTCCCGGCGTCCTTCTAAGGCTCTTGCCAAAGTCACTTCGTCAGCGTACTCCAAATCACCACCCACTGGTAAACCAAAGGCAATTCGTGTCACCTTAGTAAATGGCTTCAGCAGCTGACCGAGATACAGTGTCGTTGTCTCCCCTTCCACACTCTGACTAATTGCCAAAATCACTTCTTGGGGTTGTTGCTTACTCACCCGGCGCACCAAAGCTTCAATGTTCAACTGTTCTGGGCCAATTCCATCAATGGGAGAAATCACCCCACCCAAAACGTGATACTTGCCCTTGTACTCGCGGGTTTTTTCCAGCGCAATTACATCACGAGAATCAGCTACTACACAAATAGTACTGTTATCACGGTTGACATTGCGGCAAATTTCACAAACTGGCTCAGCAGATAAGTGAAAGCAGACAGAACACAAACCGATCTGTTTTTTTGCCTCTACCAAAGCTTGTGCTAATGCTTCTACTTCTGCTTCTGGTCGCTTCAAAATATGCAAAGCCAGTCGCTGGGCAGATTTGGGCCCAACTCCCGGCAAGCGTTGCAATTGCTCAATTAACCGTGCTAAAGGACGTGCGTAAACCGTGGTTTTGTCTCCAGAATGTTTTCAGGGTAACTGAAAGTTTATTGAATTTTAAAACCCTTTATACAAATGAAGGGTTAGTACATCAGATCATTTTACACAATTCACCAAACAATAGGTTTACAACCTTACTCATGAGCTTACCTTGGATGTGCTTACCGCCTAGCAGCTTCTGACTTTGTTCACTAACATTAGCCTTGAGTGAGTCGCGGTAGTTGATTAATTCCTTGGTCAGTTCATTTTTTGGTAGCCTGCCAGTTTCCACGCCCGTTAAGACGTACTGCCATAAGCTAATTCGACACAACTGCGAACCGCTAGCCTTTTCAACAAGTCCATCCCCCGACTGTTCTAAAACGGTACCCATTCCTAATCTCATTTTAAAAATGTCGCGGCTGCGGTTACGTTTAATCCGTTTTGTCTCACCAGCTAAGCGCTTGACAATGGTTTCTCCGTTTTGACGATCGCGCTCAGTTTTTTTAACCTCCCGAACCTCATACTCAATCACGGGTTTACCGTTTACACCCAGGAATGACTCAAAGGGGTAAATTCTGGTGAGTAAACGCGATCGCACTCGTAAACCAAAACCGAAATTATCAAACACCTTCATGTAAGGCTTGAATGCTTCCTCAGAGAGCATTTCAACGATTCTTGCCTCTAAGCGCTGCTCATAGAATGAGATATCGCACATCCAATCAGCGTGCAGTTCCAGGATGGAATCAATTGTAATTCCATATTCGTGAGCAATTGATTTTTTGTACAGATTGTCAAGTCGAGTTTTGCCAGCGGGGGAAATTTCCAATCTCTTGGCTAACCATGCCCACAGGGGGGGTAACAAGCCTGGTTTACTAGATACACTCTTGGTGTGGGCTACTTCGGGGAACTGCCAAGATAAAAGCTGTCTGCCATAATTGGCGATCGGTGACTGCACCCGGTTAAGGTGTTCAAGCTGTTGGCAGAGGTCGCGAAGTTCATCAATGGGTTCGGGGCGATGCATGAGGAAATACCTCAGATTTAATTCCCCAGTCTCCAGTCGGTGATCTGGGTCATGTCCGTAGGCAGCCATAGCCAAAGCATCTGCGGGGTCACTTTTATTCGGGAGGTTTTTACCCCCGCGATAACGCCGCAATTCGACGTGACCAACCCACAGAATTTTGATTTCTAATTTATTGAGAATGGATGCCCACAATCTGGAATAGTGGTTTCCGGTTGGTTCTAGGATTGCGTAATCAGGCTTGATTTCTGCTACATAATCAGCAAAGTCAAAAGCTGATTTTTGCTTCTTTTTAACATTGGGATTGGAGTAAAAAGCCGGATATAAAGTAGATGCTTTATTCCTAGTTTTATTCCAGATCCACCTCGCGCGTTGGTTGTTATAGAATTCGTTGAAAGCCCTACCAGATGGTGGTTGTGGTGCAGCTTCCAAAAAATCAGCCAGTTCTTTCTGCCTTTGAAACCCTTCTGGTCCACATTCCATAGACTCAATCCACTCATGCTTCATAGAAAAGCCACCCACCGCGGTTGCTTCTTGTGCCACCTCACTTGGGTCAGCACCGCAGTGGTGGGCAATGGTTTGGGCTAGGGCAATAGATTGAACGCTACTCAGGCGCTCTAAATCCACTATCCACAGCGCCACTTGTTCACCTAAAGCTGTGGTCACGCGCTCCAGGGGAAAAGGATCGCGCATGGGTATCATCCCGTCGGGGAATAAATCTAAGATTGGTTCATAAGGGTTACCGGGTTTGAGTTTCACCCAGGTGTCGTGTTTGGTCATGAGATTCTGCGGTTTTTGAAACGGTAATTACTACCGGCTTCAAGCCAAGCTTGCATAATGGCTGTGGCATTCTCGCCGAAAAAATTCTGGATATCGCCGTTGTGCCAGGTGACCACTGCAATTGGGTTGGGCAATTCGTCAAATTGCAGTTGGCGGACTTGGGCGAAGTTTATCCATCCGGCGGTGGGTGTTTTACAACTAAACACAGTGGGAACCGATATAATGTTGTGCATCTGCTTAAATCGACTGCCTTTGTGATTTGAGCGGCGATCGCACTTCCTCCTTAACAGCAACTGCGATCGCTAAAAACTCAGCTAAAAATTGCCAGGGGACGTTTCCAGCAACACCGAAACGTCCCCTGGGACAAATATCGAGTACGGAGATACGCCTGCTGGGAAAATCCTCCAGCGCCTTGATCAGTTAGAGGATACCCATTATCAGTACGTTCATGCCCATCAAGATCGGTTACAGGCGCGACTAGACGAAAGCAAAAGACTAGAAGAAAAATTCCGCACGGAAGCTATGGAGCTAAGGAGTCAGATTCTCGCTCTAGCACAGTCCGAGGAAACAGAATCAGAAAATCCATAAACCGTCCTGCCAGTAGAGGTGAGGGCGGTTTTTGCTGTTAGAGCGATCGCACTTATTCTTCATGGAGTGGCGATCGTGGGGTGGTGGGGGGGATGAGGGGCGATCGGGTTGCCAAAAGGAGCGACTAAATGGAAATTGACAACTTAGAACACCCAGAAGAGCGTGACAGCTATCCAGAGGGTGAAGGGGCTGTCACTGTAATTATAAAATGAGCAACTCTGAAAGCATAAGTTGAGCAACAGATTGCTTGAAACAGTATTAATCCCGTCAGAAGGAACAAGCAAACAGAAGAGTATTGAAAGCATAAGTTGAGCAAAAATATGATTGAGAAACTATAAGTTGAGCAAACATTTTCAACACTTCCATGCAAAGATTGTTTATTTTTATTTGGTTGATTTTGGCGTTCAACTACATACGGTAATTTTAAAGTAAATTTAACATTACCACAGGTTAATATTTGTCGCTTTTTAGAACCATGTTTTTGTGTTTTATTGTGCCACCATCCCTGGGTCTGCTGCATTGCTTTGTCCAAAATTTCTTGAGATTTAGACAGTTGATTCAGCAATAACGCAATACATTCTCCTGCTAGAATTAGAGCAGATTCCCTAATTTTTTCTTCTCTTTCTTTGAAAATTAGTCCATCCCATTCTAGGATGTTCGTTACTTCTAAAAGTTTCGTAACTTTTTCTTGAAAGTCTGACAAAGATTTGCTTAAATCGAAAGTAGAATAGATATTATTTTTCATTGAGTGTAGGTATTCCCTGTTTTGATGTGAGATATCAAAACCTTTACTATTCGGGAATCCTACCTTTTTTTGTCTCAAAAAAAGGAGTTATTTTTATCTCTTAGAATCAAAAAACCACTTGTCTTAAGCAAGAATACTAGAAGTAAATGTAATAAATAGAATCAGTACGTAGCATCTGGTTTTTAGCGATCGCACGTTTTTTATGTGACCTCACCAAATCGCGTTGCTCCCATATAAGGATATGTTTGAGATTAGCTCAAGCTACTGCCCAGTGAGACCCTGCCCGTTAAATCCTGAATTGTAGCAATGACCACATACCACCAATTAACAATTTGGGATGTGCTTGATGAGTTGTCCGAATCTCCAACGACATCAACACTAGCACCGATGTGGGAATGTTTGGATGCGGAGCTTGAAAAATTACCCTTGGAGGCACAGTTATTAACCGCAGCGCTTGCCTTCAGTCAAATTGCGGATATTCTTAAGTCTCGTGCCGAAGTGCTGTTGCAAGATACCCGCGATCTCAATAGCCCAAAGGGGCCAATTGTTAGCACCGATCTCTTTGCTGGTTTAGTGCGGACAACAATGCACTTAGATTTAGATGATTTGATTGAACCGCAAACACCACAAACCTTTAAACCACACGCCCCACACCAATTTTCATATCCTACTGAGTTGGGTAATTCTGTAGTAGCACCTGTTGAAAAAGCGAATGTTTTGGCAATGCTCGATGAGGTGACAACTTTAGAAGATGTCCGCAATTTGGCATCAGATGAGGATGTGCAAAAATGGCAGAGCGCGATCGCTAACTACCTGATCAATGTCAAAGATGAGATTTCTTTAGTTAAACTGCAACGTGTGTTGCAAATGCCGATGGTAGAAGTATGGTTGGGATTATTGCTGGGTGGGTTTACACTAGAACAGCGTGGTGATTTTTATCACAACCAAAATGTCTGGGTGAAAAGCTCAGAAACTATGACCAGTAACAACAGCATTGTACAGCATTCATAAGTCGCAAGTCGGAGGTAATTCACTTCCTAATACTACTCGGTTAAAAATTGGGTTTGTGCAAAAGGAGTGGAAGGCTCAATATATAAGTTTTTTCCTCTTTAACATGAGTCCCTTTCCTCCAAAACCCGACAAGTATTGATTCACTTCCGACTTCCGAATTCCGAATTCTGACTTAATTTACAGTGAATATCTTTTTCTAAAACCTCTTGTATTATTTTGTGTGCAAGACGTTTTGTATAAGTCCTTTTTCTTCTTCTTACATAATCAAAGTCTTAATCGCAAATTTGCCAAAGGCCAAAGACTTAATCATATCACAAAAAACTTTTGCAAGAGTTCTTTAGAGTGCGGAAGGTCGGTTGGATGCATTTGCCCTACTGGTCGATCTATGCCTTAAGATTGATATATATCTTCTAATTTATCAATAAAACTTATTCGTAAGATACTTTTATTTTCTATGTTAATACGCCTATTTTAAATATAAATATGAAAAATTTTGGGATAAATCGTAATTAAGAAAAAGTTGTGCCTCATTCCTGAAAATTTAAATAACTACAGTGCTTCCGGCTATTATACAATATAGTTTTCTCCTTGCCCCTCTCCTATCATTGCTTTCAGCTTTTAGGATGTACCTCATAGCTGCCGGAAGTGCTGTAAGCAAGTAAAACTAAGTCTTGAAATCTTGTTTTGAAGACTAATTCTGTTATCAAAGTATTGCCTTTATCGAACACTATCTTGAAAAAATATGGCTAATCTATCAGGAAAACACATTTCTTACTGGATTTACTCGACACCCACAGCTAATTTTGCACCACTTAGCAATAATTTATCACCCGGATTTCTCACAAGCAGGAAATCTGGGCTTATGCACAGCTTGTCACCTCAGTTTTATATGCGATGGAGGGGAAATGTCTCGTCAGAAGAACTATCTCTCTTTTAAGCGGGCATTTAAGAAATTTTCATTGCCAAAATCTTCCTCCTCCCCTGGTTCTGAAATGGGCATCACTGATAACCGATTTACTGGTTCGAGAACCATTAGTTCTTCAAAGCTAAACTCCTATCGAAGGATTGACAACAAGATGGGCTGAGAAAAAGTTTCCACAAATTCCACCACAACTGTTTGCCATTCACTTATGAGCCAGTATATTTACAGTAGTCTCACAGATGATGAAGAACTTAATTTTTCTGAGGAAGCAGAGGTTTTCGTTTTTCCCACTTCTTTCGCCCAGCAGCGATTGTGGTTTCTCGACCAGTTAGCACCGGGGAATCCATTTTACAACGTGTCAACAGTACTTCACCTGACAGGTTCCGTCAACTTCACCGCCTTAAAGCAGACATTCAACGAAATTGTACGTCGCCACGAAACGTTACGTACTAGGTTTGTTATGGTAGAGCAGCAACCAGTACAGGCGATTTCACCTAGCTTAACCATACCTCTTCCCTTAATAGACCTACGCAATTTCGACAGCCCAGAACGCGACACACGAGTGCAGCAAATCGTAACCCAAGAGGCTCAACATCCTTTCAATCTCACAACTGGGCCATTGCTGCGAGTAAAACTGCTGCAACTGGATGAAGCAGAATATCTGTTCCTGCTAAATCTACATCACATAGTTGCTGATGGCTGGTCAATTGGAGTGCTAATTAAAGAATTGGGGGTATTATACAAAGCCTTGGCAGGGGATAAGCGATGTCTGACGACTAGCTACTCCGTATCTACGCTCCTACCAGAACTACCCATTCAATATGCAGATTTCGCTCAATGGCAACGGGAGTGGCTACAAGGAGTGGCAGCAAACGGCACCTCGCCCCTACAAAGCCAGTTAGTTTATTGGCAAAAGCAATTAAACGGGATTTCGGTATTGAATCTCCCCACCGACCGACTAAGACCAGCAGTTCCTAGCTACAGGGGTGCAAAACAATTTTTAGAGCTACCACACTCCTTAACTCAAGCGCTAGAGGCACTGAGTTCCCAAGAAGGCGTTACCTTGTTCATGACAATGCTGGCAGCGTTTCAGACTTTGCTCTATCGCTACACGCAGCAAGAGGATATTGCAGTTGGTTCACCTATTGCTAATCGCAATCGTAGCGAACTAGAAGGATTAATTGGTTTTTTTGTCAATAGTTTGGTGTTACGTACAGATTTCTCAGGCAAGGCGACGTTTCGAGAATTGTTGAATCGAGTGCGAGAGATAACTTTAGAAGCATACAGTCATCAAGATTTGCCTTTTGAAAAGTTGGTGGAGGAACTTCACCCAGAGCGAGATTTGAGCTATCATCCTTTTTTTCAGGTTGTATTTAGCCTACAAAACACTCCTATCGAAACTCTAGAGTTATCTGGGTTAACGCTTTCGCTATTTGAGTTCGATAGCAAAACTGCAAAACTTGATTTAGAATTCCATTTGTGGCAAGACTTGGAAAGTTTGAAAGGACAAATGGTTTATAGCACCGATTTATTTGATGACAAAACCATTACGCGAATGCTAGGACATTTCCAAACACTGCTAGAAAGCATTGTTGCCAATCCAGAACAGCTGATTTCAGATTTGTCTTTGCTTACTGAAGAAGAACGACAAGAGTTATTAATTGATTGGAATGACACTAAACGAGACGATCCAGAGAACAAGTGTTTTCATAAGTTATTTGAAGCACAGGTAGAGAAAACTCCCGATGCGATTGCGTTAAACACACGCTCCGCGATGTCTGCGACGGGCTACGCCTACGCACTAGTTTTTGACGATGAACAACTCAGCTACAAAGAGTTAAATATACGCAGCAACCAACTTGCACATTATCTGAAAAAATTGGGGGTAGTCCCTAACGTTTTAGTAGGTATTTGCGTAGAGCGATCCCCAGAAGCGATCGTCGCCCTATTAGGCATTCTCAAAGCAGGTGGAGCATACCTGCCTTTAGATCCGAGCCTACCTCAAGAACGTCTTAACTTCATCCTAGAAGATGCACAAGTTTCAATCTTGCTCACTCATTGCTCTTTAGCCCCTCTTTTTAAGGGGGGTTGGGGGGATCTCTTGTCTATAGTTTACATAGATAAAGATTGGGCAACTATTACACAAAACAGCCAAGAAAATCCAACTAGCTGCGTAACATTTGACAACCTAGCTTATGTTATCTACACCTCTGGATCAACAGGAAAACCTAAAGGTGTTTTGCTCCAGCATCGAGGATTGTCAAACTTAGCGGCATCTCAGATTGAGGTTTTCAACATACAGCCGATTAACCGCATTCTGCAATTCGCATCATTAAGTTTCGATGCCTCAATTTTTGAGATTGTCATGGCACTACAAACAGGAGCAAC
It encodes the following:
- a CDS encoding non-ribosomal peptide synthetase; protein product: MSQYIYSSLTDDEELNFSEEAEVFVFPTSFAQQRLWFLDQLAPGNPFYNVSTVLHLTGSVNFTALKQTFNEIVRRHETLRTRFVMVEQQPVQAISPSLTIPLPLIDLRNFDSPERDTRVQQIVTQEAQHPFNLTTGPLLRVKLLQLDEAEYLFLLNLHHIVADGWSIGVLIKELGVLYKALAGDKRCLTTSYSVSTLLPELPIQYADFAQWQREWLQGVAANGTSPLQSQLVYWQKQLNGISVLNLPTDRLRPAVPSYRGAKQFLELPHSLTQALEALSSQEGVTLFMTMLAAFQTLLYRYTQQEDIAVGSPIANRNRSELEGLIGFFVNSLVLRTDFSGKATFRELLNRVREITLEAYSHQDLPFEKLVEELHPERDLSYHPFFQVVFSLQNTPIETLELSGLTLSLFEFDSKTAKLDLEFHLWQDLESLKGQMVYSTDLFDDKTITRMLGHFQTLLESIVANPEQLISDLSLLTEEERQELLIDWNDTKRDDPENKCFHKLFEAQVEKTPDAIALNTRSAMSATGYAYALVFDDEQLSYKELNIRSNQLAHYLKKLGVVPNVLVGICVERSPEAIVALLGILKAGGAYLPLDPSLPQERLNFILEDAQVSILLTHCSLAPLFKGGWGDLLSIVYIDKDWATITQNSQENPTSCVTFDNLAYVIYTSGSTGKPKGVLLQHRGLSNLAASQIEVFNIQPINRILQFASLSFDASIFEIVMALQTGATLYLANKESLLPGQPLLKLLREKAITHVTLPPAVLAVLPTESLPALQTIICAGESCTDDIVKRWWNSQRRFFNAYGPTEATVWSTVAEISTMSEKPPIGRPIANTQIYILDKYLQPLPIGIIGELYISGEGLAQGYLNHPELTIEKFIPNPFSDKKGARLYKTGDLARYRPDGNIEFLGRIDNQVKIRGFRVELSEIETVLSQHQSVQKVVVIVKKNVFADKYLVAYIVPNIETQNFSSLLRKFLKEKLPEYMIPKAFVMLDSLPLTVNGKVDRYVLTALNTPTSHLIDKAFIAPRTPTESTLAKIWAEVLNIEHVGIYDNFFDLGGDSLLTVHLMKQIHKHFERELPLSSLFLNPTIESLATALSSKADSLPWSPLVPIQPAGSSPPFFCIHPIFGVVFPYYELATNLGKNQPFYGLQPIGLDGKTAPLTHIEDMAAHYIEALRRVQPKGPYFLGGWSFGGWVAFEMAQQLQKSGEEVVLLAVLDTLAPIPGNIPSLGNGFKFMLTTVARYIWPFFLDYFYLIIAITKNRINSLTSRLTNFNKIVQNSFWESLTRSLQTNLFSHFILKEDAPVNVIPEKSKLRLLSELAIRPMLHVFYANSQAVLNYVPQAYSKRIHLFRTKVQSSIAKEDPSLGWDQLTVGGTEIHHIPGNHLTMLRKPHIPILAAQLRACIEKAQNLK